Below is a genomic region from Ciona intestinalis chromosome 14, KH, whole genome shotgun sequence.
aggttttaaatgaaatctaACGACATACGAGTGTGTTTTAGATAATTTTCGTGATAAGTTacaattagaaaaaaacaaattttactttaattgtttttttaatttaagaaaacataaaatctaCCAAGGCTCCTTGGCTTCTTAATTGATCAGACACAGGCATCACGCTGTCATAGGATCTCCCATCGGTTATGGTAATAATAACATCACGAACTAAGCGGTTGCCATTTCTGTATCTTAAAACATGATCCTGGGCATATTGAAGTGCTCTGCCTATCCAAGTGCCTGGAGAGAAATATTTTCCTtgttaactgtattttataatcaagattctattatatataggtAAGAGTCACAAAGCGAACCATGCTATGGTaccagatttggctcattaccccaacattgtattctatatgggtaaggtcctaccaGTAATGGCCCGGGACTCAAAATTGGTCGATTATCACAACATAATAAAGATTAAAACATTGCATTGTAGAAAAATGTTCGGcaagtttaattatttaccCGATCCATTGTAGGGAATATTTTCAACCGCTGTTATCAAACCACTCTTATCATTTATAAATCGGTTAAATAGAATTTGTGAGCGTCTATCCACTCCCCTGTTGTATCTGAACACTGCAACCCTTGTGCCATCAGCAGAAACATCAAAGGCGCTGAAAATTAAGTTTGAAGTATTTTGCATAAGcgatacatttattaaaatcctTTTGAGACATTAGAGAAACCTAAACAGCCATAGCAAGTGCCAGTGTTCGAGTATTTTTGTTGAGCACAGTAAAGTTGAATGAATAGCCTATCTGgtttaatttaactaaaaattagGTTGTTTCCAAGAACCTAAGTATAGTAAAATTCTTTTATATAACTGCggtataatattataataattaagtaaaacctaatgcaaaaaaaatgacatttaagTCTCTATTTGAACATGACAAAACTCAAGAGTAGCATAAACACGTAAGAACGTGGATAGGTAGGTGCAGCAACCTCGctcattttcttccaattaaatgtaaacatgtttttaactgtaagcatgttttaactgttgttttatctctatatcttgtctttttgtttaatatttttctaaattttcgctaccgcaaatgaaaagacaaataaatggtattattattattatatacaaaataccTTATCATATCTGTCACGAATGACTTCATTAAAACCCAGTTTTGTAATCCAATAGAAGTTGAAGAATCCATTATAAAGATGATATCAAACACAGAGTGCATGAGACATTGTcctgcaataaaacaacataaaatgtaccaacaaacaaattaatgtTCTAGGAAGAAAATGATGGTTctgtgtgttttaatgtaattgcagcaaaaaataaatgctttgGTCGGAGAGATCTGAATACGacaccccccaaaaaaacaccacaacgttttatatttactaagTAACCTGTGTACGTGAGGTATGTGATGCTGACACAAGGACAAGCATGTTGTGACTTTAGAAAAAATGACACCctgtaatttgtaaaactttaaacttacGTCCACAGCAAGGTGTTGGTATATCCCAAGTTCCATTTGGTAGACAAGTCAGTTGTCTATTTCCGGGTGGGTAGACAAAATATCCATCTGGTCTATCACACTCCAATGTGCAAACTGAATTCGCATTGCTGCCATCAGAGCAAGTAAACTCTCCATTTGGAACACCGCCCAAAGCAAAACATGGTTCATCTAACATTAATTGAATTCAGTTagaattcaaaaaatatggtaaattTAACGTACATACCTTGGAAAATTATTTCTGTATCTGTGGAAGTAAAACAGAAGACATAAATATACTAAAATGCTAATGctttaaattgtaaatcaTTAAAAGATGGTGAACTGCTAATCCAATTATGGACTATTTATTGGTTTATGAAAAACTTACTTCTACAGAATGGTTCTGTATCACTCCATTGGCCGTTAGCATCACCATTAGAATCATCATTACAAGTTAAAACTTCTGCTCCAACTAATTCAAATCCTGACTCACAATAAAATGTGCACTCGCTGTTAACTATATTGGATTCTGTGCAATTAACACCTCCATTTGCCAAAGTATTAAAAGGAGGTTGACAAGTAATCActgcagaaaaaaacaatataaatataatatgaagtaatgcattttttattataaaacaatagagTGAAAgattatataaaattacaaaaaaaaaatcgtatATTTGTGAGAGATACATACATTGACAAACTGGAGCAGGGTTATCGAACTGGTAATTTCCATCCCCCATGTCTCTGCAAGTTGTAACTGAAGGTCCAATTACAGCAAAATCTGGCCCACAAGTGTATGTGCATTGGGATCCAATGTTATTTCCACGACTGCAATTTATTGCTCCATTTGCAGGTGGTGGTGGTGGAGGACTGCATTGTCTTCCTGTGAAAgataaaacattgtaaatggAATACTACATCTACAAATCATCAACATAACAACATTGtgaagtttaactttaaaaaactttttctgtCAACCACAAACTAAAAAGCAGTTTAAACCCCATATTTTCTTATTACtagaaaacaatttaaaacttacttgtgCAAGTTGGTGCATCAGAACTCCATTGTCCGTAAGGATCACTATCAGAATCATCATTACAAGTTAAAACTGCTTCTCCAACTAATTCAAATCCTCTGTGACAAGTGAATGTGCACTGGCTGTGAATCACATTGGAATTCGTGCAAGTGACATTTTCGTTGCTCGGTGTTACAATATCATAAGGTGGCTGACAGGTCTTTACTGTGGGTTGTAAAACAGATTATAAAATACTTACTTTGGTATCatacattaataaattaaaaccagcTGCAAATAACCCTAATAACATTCACAAATGCCTATGTTGTGCAATACTTACTTTGACAAACTGGAGCAGGGTTATCAAACCGATAGTTTCCATTGCCCATGTCTGTGCATGTTGAGACTGAATCTCCAACTACAGCATAATCTGGATTACATGTATACGTGCATTGGGAACCAAGGTTAATTCCATCACTGCATTGCATTTGTCCATTGTCAGGTGATGGTGGTGGGGGACCACACTGTTTTCCTATGAGATATAGATATTCAAGATTAgatattgttaataatttcTTAAATAAGCATAATGCGAANNNNNNNNNNNNNNNNNNNNNNNNNNNNNNNNNNNNNNNNNNNNNNNNNNNNNNNNNNNNNNNNNNNNNNNNNNNNNNNNNNNNNNNNNNNNNNNNNNNNNNNNNNNNNNNNNNNNNNNNNNNNNNNNNNNNNNNNNNNNNNNNNNNNNNNNNNNNNNNNNNNNNNNNNNNNNNNNNNNNNNNNNNNNNNNNNNNNNNNNNNNNNNNNNNNNNNNNNNNNNNNNNNNNNNNNNNNNNNNNNNNNNNNNNNNNNNNNNNNNNNNNNNNNNNNNNNNNNNNNNNNNNNNNNNNNNNNNNNNNNNNNNNNNNNNNNNNNNNNNNNNNNNNNNNNNNNNNNNNNNNNNNNNNNNNNNNNNNNNNNNNNNNNNNNNNNNNNNNNNNNNNNNNNNCGTTTGTGCAATCAACATTTCCGTTTTCCAATGTTTCGTAAGTTGGTTGACAGGTCTTTACTGCAGGAGGATAAACTTGTTACAAATGTTAACTTTTTAGAGCAATTCAAGTTTTATATACGATCAATGGGAATGGAAGATATTAATACGGAAATGACAAAAACTATTGTTGTATTCGCTTAACAATATATTGTACAATACATACATTGACAAACTGGAGCAGGGTTATCAAACCGGTAATCTCCATCGCCCATGTTTCGGCAAGTGGTTACTGGCGGTCCGACTACAGCAAAATCTGGGTCACAGGTGTATCTGCATTGGGATCCAATGTTAGTTCCATCACTGCAATTTATTGCTCCATTTGCAGGTGCTGGTTGTGGATCACTGCACTGTATTCCTGTggaaattaaaagttaaaaacctaAGAACAACTGCTGAATTAAAGTCATACAAAATgagcttttaaatatttaacactaAAGTTTTTAAGATAAACCGGCAATAGATAAATCTTACTTCTGCAAAATGGTGCATCAGAACTCCATTGTCCGTTAAGATCATCATCAGAATCATCCTCACAAGTCAAAATTGCTTCTCCTACTAACTCATATTCTGGGCTGCAAGTGAATGAACAGCGACTGTTGATTGCATTGTTATTTGTGCAACTGACTTGTCCATTTTGTAATGAATCGTAAGGTGGTTGACAAGTCTTTACTGTTTGAATacgataaaataaatgttaaagaaaataccatattaacaatatattctAAAAGGGAAAGATTGTGTAATACATACATTGACAAACTGGAGCAGGGTTATCGAACCGATATTCTCCATTGCCAATTTCATCAAGTGTTATTTGAGGTGtacaaaatgtgttttaagtgTTGTGCAACCAAATTATGTaggaaaattataaataaaggtCATTGGAATAAAAAGAAATGCACAAACTTAATGCTTTACATTATAGTAAATTGAGGTAATGGAAGAGTGTTGTGCAAAATAATCAAGGCAGGCAACCAATAAACTGTCACTCATATTTTTGAAAGTACCGGCTTTACAATGTTAAGCTCTAAGTAATTTCTACTTTCCTACTTACGTTCACAAGTTGGTGGTGGATTATCAAAAGAAAGTGACCGATCTTGTGTTTCTGAACAATCTGCAGATTGTGCTCCAACCAATGAATATCCTGGATTGCAACCAAACTCACAACGTGCTCCCAAGAATTGGCCGCCACTACAGACCTTGAAACCATTCATTGGATCAGGGGGTAACGTACATTGCAATCCTGTAAAGTAAATACACATTGAGAAACAATACTAAGATTTACATGCTTGTATTGGCAAAATTCCAAGTTTtgttcataatattttaacaaaaacctacattttattgataaataaaacatgttgaTCCATAAACTTACTTCTACAGAATGGTTCTGTATCACTCCATTGGCCGTTAGCATCACCATTAGAATCATCATTACAAGTTAAAACTTCTGCTCCAACTAATTCAAATCCTGACTCACAATAAAATGTGCACTCGCTGTTAACTATATTGGATTCTGTGCAATTAACACCTCCATTTGCCAAGGTATTAAAAGGAGGTTGACAAGTAATCActgcagaaaaaaacaatataaatataatatgaagtaatgcattttttattataaaacaatagagTGAAAGATTATAtacaattacaaaaaaaatgtatattagtGAAAGATACATACATTGACAAACTGGAGCAGGGTTATCGAACCGGTAATCTCCATTGCCCATGTCTCTGCATGTGGTTACTGAAGGTCCAATTACAGCAAAATCTGGCCCACAAGTGTATGTGCATTGGGATCCAATGTTATTTCCACGACTACAATTTATTGCTCCATTTGCAGGTGGTGGTTGCGGGGGACTGCATTGTGCTCCTGTGAAGgataaaacattgtaaatgtaTCATTACACCTACACTGATGCAAAAACCAGCACCATAGCACAGTGGTTACCATCACAGGAGGATAAGGGGGTGATACATTTAGTCATTGGGGAGTgtgaatgtttaaaaatgtttctatCAACCATGAATAATAAAGATAGTTCtatagatatttttaaattaccggacaagaaaatgaaacttACTCGTGCAAGTTGGTGCATCAGAACTCCATTGTCCGTAAGGATCACCATCAGAATCATCATTACAAGTTAAAACTGCTTCTCCAACTAATTCAAATCCTCTGCGACAAGTGAATGTGCACTGGCTGTGAATCACATTGGAATTCGTGCAAGTGACATTTCCGTTGCTCGGTGTTACAATATCATAAGGTGGCTGACAGGTCTTTACTGTGGGTTGTAAAACCAGATTATAAAATACTTACTTTGGTATGATACATTAATAAATTGAAACCAGCTGCAAATAACCCTAATAACATTCACAAATGCCTATGTTGTGCAATACTTACTTTGACAAACTGGAGCAGGGTTATCAAACCGATAGGTTCCATTGCCCATGTCTGTGCATGTTGAGACTGAATCTCCAACTACAGCATAATCTGGATTACACGTATATGTGCATTGGGAACCAAGGTTAATTCCATCACTGCATTGCATTTGTCCATTGTCAGGTGATGGTGGTGGGGGACCACACTGTTTTCCTATGAGATATAGATATTCAAGATTAgatattgttaataatttcttaaatatttagatattgttaataatttcTTAAAATTCAAGATTAgatattgttaataatttcTTAAATAAGCATAATGCGAACAAGAATCAGGCACTACATGCACACATCTCTAATGAcatagaaaataaagaatttttaataaataaaaacatacttcTACAAGATGGTCCATCAGAACTCCATTGTCCATTAGGATCACCATCAGAATCATCATTACAAGTTAAAACTGCTTCTCCAATTAGGTCATAATCTGGGCCACAGCTGAATGTGCACTGGCTGTGAATTATATTGGCGTTTGTGCAATCAACTTCTCCGTTTTCCAATGTTTCGTAAGTTGGTTGACAGGTCTTTACTGCAGAAGATAAATTCGATAATTTAAAGCAATTCAAAGGCAATATGAGAAGCACCAAAATAAGTATACGTACATTCACAAACTGGAGCAGGGTTATCAAACCGATAGCCATCACCCATATTTCTGCATGTGGTTACTGGCGGTCCCACTACAGCATAATCCGAGCTACAAGTGTATGTGCATTTAGATCCAATGTTAGTTCCATCAGTGCAATTTATTGCTCCATTTGCAGGTGGTGGTTGTGGGTCATCACATTGGATTACTGCAGAAgttaagaaatatatttaactttaatataggaataaataattaacaaagcaAGAATGAAACATTGTGTAGATGTAGCAGATTAAAATGATAATACGCTTTGATTTTACATGTTTAGTGTCACAAACACTTGCAaccaaaacgtttttaagctgCATTCTTATTCAAAACTCTTGCCACACCCCAAAAATGGAAACGTGACAAGCATGTTGCACACAGGAGTAAACAAGCATTACAcacaataataattattatcgTATACGACGGTTCATCTCCCTCGAGTGAACTCAAGTAGGCAAACGGAACACAGCAGAGCGTTACATTCAAACATTAAAGAGTAAtacactttatttaaaaacctacTTCTGCAGAATGGTGCATCAGAACTCCATTGGCCATTAGGATCACCATCGGAATCATCCTCACAAGTTAATATTGCTTCTCCTACTAACTCATATCCTTGGTTACAGGTAAATGAACAGCGGCTGGTAATTTCATTAGAACGTGTGCAACTGACTTCTCCACTTTGTATTGAAATGTAGGGTGGTTGACATGTAATCACTGTAACAGAtggtaaaaatgtattatataaaattgtatactaaacataaaaatattcatcaCAACATTTTGTTCTTTACTTACTTTGACAAACTGGAGCAGGGTTATCGAACCGATATTCTCCATTGCCCATGTCTCTGCATGTTGTAACTGAATCACCAACTACAGCATAATCTGAGCTGCAAGTGTATGTGCATTGGGATCCAATGTTGTTTCCGTGACTGCATTCCATTTGTCCATTTACAGGTGCTGGTGGTGGGTCACTACATTGTATTCCTGTGGAAGTTGCGAATTACATCACTGTAAACATATGACTTTTTCGGTGTAACTATCAGGCGCACTTTTGCATGTGGGTGGAACAGAATTCCAAGTTCCACTGTCATCTCCATTTTCATCGTCAATACAAACTAAACTACTATTCCCTATGAGTTCGAAACCGGACAAACATTCAAATGTACAAACACTTGATACCAAGGAAGGATTAGTGCAAATGACAATCCCATTGTCAATGCTAGTGAAAGTTGAAGGCTCACAGATAATAGGAATAACTGACAAAAGAAAATACGTAAAAGCATAGTTTGATAAAGAAgaagtattattaaactatgataaaagtaataaatgtatgtactgtatttaaaaaatgaatttaaaaggTTTGTGGAATATCGTAGATAATAAATGGTACAgtgttgtaaacaaatatacataGACACGACGtacctgtttaaatatttcttgcaAAAAGTGTGCAAACGCAATaacgtaaaaaaataacaaatataaaaaattaaaatgtgtaaacTTACGTTCGCACACGGGTTCAGGATGAGTAAATGCTGGGTCGCCATTTGGTTGAGAAACACATCGGGAGATTGGTGAACCAGTCAACAGATATTCGTCGTCGCAAGTAAACGTGCAAGTTGAACCAACTGCATTGCCGTCAGTACAATTCATTTGACCATTACGAGGCGTAGATAACGGCGGTTCACATGTGCTCACTAAAAGAagatatagatatattatCAAAACCTAACGTAACATAAAGTTCATGAAGGCTGTACTAAGAAACGAACAAAGTTCCCGccgatattttaaattcaaattcatAATTGCCACTGTTAAGTCATGCCATTGTTACGCCATGTGCAATGATGCATTATTAGGTTATTTGTGCAAAAAAACTAGGGAGCGTCATCAGTCAATTTTAACAGCTGCACGAAAGCATTTATTCAAGTGGTTCTATACTTAAAGTACAACCATGTCTATGCCGATTTTGCATAAGTCATTTGGTAAATCATATTATAAAACGCCAATTTGCTGTGTCACGTCTGGATAAGTGTTATTAACGATCAAAACTTACCCTCGCATGTCGGTGGCTCAGCGCTCCACTCTCCCGAGCCTGACACCTCGTTGCAAGAAATTCTTGGCTCTCCTTGTACTTGATACCCGCTGTCGCAAGTGTAGACGCAGACGCTTCCGGCCGAGTTGCGATCAGTGCAGCTCACTGCACCGTTGGCAGGCTGCAAAACCCTTGGCTCGCACGTAATTGCTAATTAAAAGATGAGGTTTAGTCGTCATTAAGCCACGATACTGTACAACGTGCAACGTATTTCTCGGTAGATTAAGAAATCGTGATAACAAATACCTATTTATTGTTATCAATAATAAAATCTTGACACCAATCGTGTGGCAAGACTTCATGATTATTGCTAAACTGGAATTCCCAGGATCAGCTACGTTTTTTTCGGCTTTAAAGGtcattattttacacaaaacgttttttttgcatttttagaCTTATCACATTATGATCACTTTGCTTGCCAAGTTCATGCTTTTGTTAAATCCTcgctttgtttaaaacacgacatTTCTTTACTTACGACAGTCCACTTGTCTGTAGTATTCTGTGGTGAAATTTCCACACGCTTGCATCATTAACATGTTGGCAAATGATCTTGAAAGTGAAGCGAAGCCAGCAGTAAGAATAAACATTCTATCTCGCGAACCCGAGATTTCTAAAAGCTGGGACTCTCTCAATGCTCCCAAACGTGATTGGATTCCGACGACATAGGTCTTGTAGAGAATAAAGCTTATAGTTGGCCTATActcatataaaacatataatacagCCTATAATGTATCTTCAGTTAAACTTGTCGAAGTAACAAGGAacccaaataaaaacaacgaaaTAACGACAGACTACATGACAGCACACcggaaataaaacatacacacTGCTAAATCAGTAGCCAATgcatatacagtatatatctTTGTTGGGATATCGGGTCAGTTAtgattaaacatatatatatagaatcgAGAATAATACCCATATGGAATCGAGAATAGAACATTTGTTACCTCCACACCCTTTGCTCGCAGCATGCGCGAAGGAGCCAAGACATTGTCGTGAGCCCGACCGTCAGTCAAAGTTATCAGAACATCTCGTACACCTGGTCTATCTCCATTTGCCCCGGTAAGGATAACGTCATTGACGTAGCGTAATGCATTACCAGTAAGTGTTCCTAAACATAAGGTGTAACTTAGTACTGTCGACCATCGTTTAGCGCCATTGATTacatattcaatatatatgcATGGTATTTCATACTTGATTTACAGTGCACCTATATagctattttaaaactatgtacGAAACTATAGAACTTTGCCTGCAAACAACCTAACCGTCTAATCTAAACGAATACAAAATGCATTAATGTATAACCAAGGTAATATACCGCCTCCGTTGTATGGAATCCTGTCGTATGCTGCTAAGAAACCACTTTGATCTGTCAAGTATTCGTTCAACAGTATCTGAGTTGATGTATCTACCACTCGGTTATAACGCAGCACAGATATTTGTGTGGAAGTGGCTGACCGCTGGAAGGAGCTATGGAGCAACGAGTAcgtgaattaaaaataacgcAAATCATGACAACTGTAAAAACTACCGTATTCGGTATATGGTTGCCACTCGTCGCCTTTAAtaaccatttttaaaaagatagtttaagcatattttttatttatcgaTGACGGGGCTATGCTACACATTCGATATTACAATGCAGGAATATCAATTTCGACGCTTTATGCTGCTCCATAGTTTGCCTATATGTGTATATTTCTGCAACCACTAATAGGTTGGCCATATTAAACTTCATATAAGATATTATTTGTAAATCTGTTTAAACTAGCAGCctaagatttataaatatttagttgTTATACAGTTAATGCATTGAGCATATAGTATACACAGTCAagacatttatttaacaactaTCCAACAAAGTCTAAGTTTGCGTGAATGACGCACCAACCAGTCAAAGCCGCCAGCTGTAACCTCAAGCAACAGGAAATCattaactttcaaaaattattaatatatcaCAGGCAAATATGCTAAATGATATATGATGACACACTCAACGTGTCAGACTAATTATCCGAACTTGATATACGCTCGCGTGACAACGATTTTGCTTGGTGTGGCAACACCCAATCATTATCAATGGGCACAAACTCAAGAAAATTCCCGAAGCTCACGAAACGCTAATGATCACGAACTAATTTTGAATACAAGGTCACGTGTACTTGCTTTatgcaaatttatttataagaaTATTGCTTCTTCCCCTTTCCACGACCCACGCAATACAACGTAGTAGGATgtgagaagatgggacaacttttattctattttctcgtcccatttcgtagtaaacgaagaacattaaATGGTTAttaaaccgtaccctcacgaatttcatagaccgttgttaattgtttaaagcacgatcagaatattcggatattatgtgctaaaggtgtcccaccttcccccaccccacaaTATTATAGGTTTAGGGAAaatagtttgtgttttattgctgttttatcgttccatttggtagaaaacaacgAGTATTTACAGAAGTAAATAACCACGCATACTTACGAATCCCAAAGAAGGCTAGTAATTGGTAAAATCACGGTTAGAAAATTTGATAATTTACGTGCctatagtatatatagtaccatgggaaaagacgggacacttctatcacataatatcccaacaactgatcttgttttaaacaattaacaacgatctatttCAGTCATgagaatacttttttttaaaattctttgtaaAGTATACGAAACGAGAcgataaattaaaatgaaaagtgtgtcatctttccccattctactacACATCTTAACAGacagtaaatatttatcaccaaacaaaatattcaaatatactaACTTGATAATGGTTCTAACAAAATTTTTCATAATGTTCCAATTTTCGCTTCCAACGGACGACGAAG
It encodes:
- the LOC100176005 gene encoding sushi, von Willebrand factor type A, EGF and pentraxin domain-containing protein 1 isoform X2, with translation MKYAIILCVIAASFAAVQGDQCINVGTLSNGEVGCTDGNSVGTSCSFTCNTLGGYSLTSGNATSSVCLEDRNWDMEKPCCARTCPPIALLDMVILIDSSSSVGSENWNIMKNFVRTIINSFQRSATSTQISVLRYNRVVDTSTQILLNEYLTDQSGFLAAYDRIPYNGGGTLTGNALRYVNDVILTGANGDRPGVRDVLITLTDGRAHDNVLAPSRMLRAKGVETYVVGIQSRLGALRESQLLEISGSRDRMFILTAGFASLSRSFANMLMMQACGNFTTEYYRQVDCPITCEPRVLQPANGAVSCTDRNSAGSVCVYTCDSGYQVQGEPRISCNEVSGSGEWSAEPPTCEVSTCEPPLSTPRNGQMNCTDGNAVGSTCTFTCDDEYLLTGSPISRCVSQPNGDPAFTHPEPVCERIQCSDPPPAPVNGQMECSHGNNIGSQCTYTCSSDYAVVGDSVTTCRDMGNGEYRFDNPAPVCQMITCQPPYISIQSGEVSCTRSNEITSRCSFTCNQGYELVGEAILTCEDDSDGDPNGQWSSDAPFCRIIQCDDPQPPPANGAINCTDGTNIGSKCTYTCSSDYAVVGPPVTTCRNMGDGYRFDNPAPVCELKTCQPTYETLENGEVDCTNANIIHSQCTFSCGPDYDLIGEAVLTCNDDSDGDPNGQWSSDGPSCRRKQCGPPPPSPDNGQMQCSDGINLGSQCTYTCNPDYAVVGDSVSTCTDMGNGTYRFDNPAPVCQIKTCQPPYDIVTPSNGNVTCTNSNVIHSQCTFTCRRGFELVGEAVLTCNDDSDGDPYGQWSSDAPTCTRAQCSPPQPPPANGAINCSRGNNIGSQCTYTCGPDFAVIGPSVTTCRDMGNGDYRFDNPAPVCQLITCQPPFNTLANGGVNCTESNIVNSECTFYCESGFELVGAEVLTCNDDSNGDANGQWSDTEPFCRRLQCTLPPDPMNGFKVCSGGQFLGARCEFGCNPGYSLVGAQSADCSETQDRSLSFDNPPPTCELKTCQPPYDSLQNGQVSCTNNNAINSRCSFTCSPEYELVGEAILTCEDDSDDDLNGQWSSDAPFCRRIQCSDPQPAPANGAINCSDGTNIGSQCRYTCDPDFAVVGPPVTTCRNMGDGDYRFDNPAPVCQLKTCQPTYETLENGNVDCTNANVIHSQCTFTCHRGFELVGEAVLTCNDDSDSDPYGQWSSDAPTCTRRQCSPPPPPPANGAINCSRGNNIGSQCTYTCGPDFAVIGPSVTTCRDMGDGNYQFDNPAPVCQLITCQPPFNTLANGGVNCTESNIVNSECTFYCESGFELVGAEVLTCNDDSNGDANGQWSDTEPFCRNTEIIFQDEPCFALGGVPNGEFTCSDGSNANSVCTLECDRPDGYFVYPPGNRQLTCLPNGTWDIPTPCCGRQCLMHSVFDIIFIMDSSTSIGLQNWVLMKSFVTDMISAFDVSADGTRVAVFRYNRGVDRRSQILFNRFINDKSGLITAVENIPYNGSGTWIGRALQYAQDHVLRYRNGNRLVRDVIITITDGRSYDSVMPVSDQLRSQGALTYALGITPGNGLGPSYSLLLEIAGSMDRVVFSTPALLGISDIFKQKLTNDLCGHPCASQCPRLLPPTNGLISCTNSNVEDSVCSFTCRPGFVLSGEPQTRCVDGPNSSNDGVWTSPAPMCLAQCRNYGVIDLVVVLDSSRSIGLKSWTDMKAFVRSLIGSFVIGPNAMRVSAFRYNRRVDTDTQILLNSYSDNSFFAAYDAIPYNGAGTRTALALQHVRDVILTRANGEWPAARNVVLTVTDGRSVSSIVPISEQLRANGVLTYALGVPPIIGNGMNTVNLLALAGSPSRRFLANNGNYGGLYEQFVNSLVQETCSPPLLPIE
- the LOC100176005 gene encoding uncharacterized protein LOC100176005 isoform X6, giving the protein MKYAIILCVIAASFAAVQGDQCINVGTLSNGEVGCTDGNSVGTSCSFTCNTLGGYSLTSGNATSSVCLEDRNWDMEKPCCARTCPPIALLDMVILIDSSSSVGSENWNIMKNFVRTIINSFQRSATSTQISVLRYNRVVDTSTQILLNEYLTDQSGFLAAYDRIPYNGGGTLTGNALRYVNDVILTGANGDRPGVRDVLITLTDGRAHDNVLAPSRMLRAKGVETYVVGIQSRLGALRESQLLEISGSRDRMFILTAGFASLSRSFANMLMMQACGNFTTEYYRQVDCPITCEPRVLQPANGAVSCTDRNSAGSVCVYTCDSGYQVQGEPRISCNEVSGSGEWSAEPPTCEVSTCEPPLSTPRNGQMNCTDGNAVGSTCTFTCDDEYLLTGSPISRCVSQPNGDPAFTHPEPVCERIQCSDPPPAPVNGQMECSHGNNIGSQCTYTCSSDYAVVGDSVTTCRDMGNGEYRFDNPAPVCQMITCQPPYISIQSGEVSCTRSNEITSRCSFTCNQGYELVGEAILTCEDDSDGDPNGQWSSDAPFCRIIQCDDPQPPPANGAINCTDGTNIGSKCTYTCSSDYAVVGPPVTTCRNMGDGYRFDNPAPVCELKTCQPTYETLENGEVDCTNANIIHSQCTFSCGPDYDLIGEAVLTCNDDSDGDPNGQWSSDGPSCRRKQCGPPPPSPDNGQMQCSDGINLGSQCTYTCNPDYAVVGDSVSTCTDMGNGTYRFDNPAPVCQIKTCQPPYDIVTPSNGNVTCTNSNVIHSQCTFTCRRGFELVGEAVLTCNDDSDGDPYGQWSSDAPTCTRIQCSDPQPAPANGAINCSDGTNIGSQCRYTCDPDFAVVGPPVTTCRNMGDGDYRFDNPAPVCQLKTCQPTYETLENGNVDCTNANVIHSQCTFTCHRGFELVGEAVLTCNDDSDSDPYGQWSSDAPTCTRRQCSPPPPPPANGAINCSRGNNIGSQCTYTCGPDFAVIGPSVTTCRDMGDGNYQFDNPAPVCQLITCQPPFNTLANGGVNCTESNIVNSECTFYCESGFELVGAEVLTCNDDSNGDANGQWSDTEPFCRNTEIIFQDEPCFALGGVPNGEFTCSDGSNANSVCTLECDRPDGYFVYPPGNRQLTCLPNGTWDIPTPCCGRQCLMHSVFDIIFIMDSSTSIGLQNWVLMKSFVTDMISAFDVSADGTRVAVFRYNRGVDRRSQILFNRFINDKSGLITAVENIPYNGSGTWIGRALQYAQDHVLRYRNGNRLVRDVIITITDGRSYDSVMPVSDQLRSQGALTYALGITPGNGLGPSYSLLLEIAGSMDRVVFSTPALLGISDIFKQKLTNDLCGHPCASQCPRLLPPTNGLISCTNSNVEDSVCSFTCRPGFVLSGEPQTRCVDGPNSSNDGVWTSPAPMCLAQCRNYGVIDLVVVLDSSRSIGLKSWTDMKAFVRSLIGSFVIGPNAMRVSAFRYNRRVDTDTQILLNSYSDNSFFAAYDAIPYNGAGTRTALALQHVRDVILTRANGEWPAARNVVLTVTDGRSVSSIVPISEQLRANGVLTYALGVPPIIGNGMNTVNLLALAGSPSRRFLANNGNYGGLYEQFVNSLVQETCSPPLLPIE